A stretch of the Parus major isolate Abel chromosome 15, Parus_major1.1, whole genome shotgun sequence genome encodes the following:
- the LOC107211444 gene encoding carbonic anhydrase 15-like: protein MGPTGLGITFLTLPLVVRAAAGGQWCYDSQDPHCGPSHWKELKATCGGDKQSPVNIDRRRLQRDGGLGDILFEGYDQAPPGKWRLTNNGHTVMLNLASESASEHITISGGGLPGRYRALQLHFHWGSLAGNGSEHTLDGHQLPMEMHIVHMNAKYQTLAEAKGHPNGLAVLGFFFQVSETTNTNYNTMVAGLRNVSHAGDSVDLASTFRLSTLLPRAGRLSGYYRYQGSLTTPDCSEAVIWTVFEEPVEIGREQLKAFVSTLHFPLEGSVLLKMINNFRPPQPLHSRKIFASRGATASGGSLHRGHQQLLWPLLLLTLLSLFSPAP, encoded by the exons ATGGGCCCCACCGGGCTCGGCATAACTTTCCTGACACTGCCCCTCGTCGTGCGAGCGGCCGCGGGAG GACAGTGGTGTTACGACTCACAGGACCCCCATTGCG ggccCAGCCACTGGAAGGAGCTGAAAGCCACATGCGGTGGTGACAAGCAGTCCCCTGTGAACATCGACAGGCGCCGGCTGCAGCGGGatggtggccttggggacatcctCTTCGAGGGTTACGACCAGGCTCCCCCTGGCAAGTGGAGGCTGACAAACAACGGGCACACAG TGATGCTGAACCTGGCGAGTGAGTCGGCCTCTGAGCACATCACCATCAGCGGTGGGGGCCTCCCCGGCAGGTACCGCGCGCTCCAGCTCCACTTCCACTGGGGCAGCCTGGCCGGGAATGGTTCTGAGCACACCCTTGATGGGCACCAGCTCCCCATGGAG ATGCACATCGTCCACATGAATGCCAAGTACCAGACACTGGCAGAGGCCAAGGGGCATCCCAACGGGCTGGCTGTCCTTGGCTTCTTCTTCCAG GTCTCTGAAACCACTAACACCAACTACAACACCATGGTGGCGGGGCTGAGGAATGTCTCCCACGCTG GTGACTCTGTGGATTTGGCCTCCACCTTCCGCCTGAGCACGCTGCTGCCGCGTGCCGGCCGGCTCTCGGGCTACTACCGCTACCAGGGCTCCCTCACCACCCCTGACTGCAGCGAGGCCGTCATCTGGACTGTTTTTGAGGAGCCAGTGGAGATTGGCCGGGAGCAG ctgaagGCATTCGTCAGCACCCTCCACTTCCCACTCGAGGGATCCGTGCTCCTAAAAATGATCAACAACTTCCGCCCACCGCAGCCTCTCCACAGCCGGAAGATCTTTGCCTCCCGGGGGGCCACAGCCAGCGGTGGGTCCCTGCACCGgggccaccagcagctcctctggcccctgctcctcctgacCCTGCTCAGCCTCTTCTCACCAGCCCCATAG